One genomic region from Evansella sp. LMS18 encodes:
- a CDS encoding MarR family transcriptional regulator, with product MSVNRNNHLLLNYIRGIGKVLEEEWQQNAKTLGLTLAEQHIMWIVHSKEKISVSQIAKIGLWDRSTVMQVIKRMQEKKLVRMLKDERDLRITYIVLTEEGKQKRNQSKEKDFELFSFLNEYQKENEEFIDELIRFHKEVNLHFHGREFVDWVEETTENYDDW from the coding sequence ATGTCAGTCAATCGAAATAATCATTTACTATTAAATTACATTCGCGGTATAGGAAAAGTGTTAGAGGAAGAGTGGCAGCAAAACGCAAAAACACTGGGTCTGACGCTGGCTGAACAGCATATTATGTGGATTGTCCATTCTAAAGAAAAAATTTCTGTTTCCCAGATCGCAAAAATTGGTTTGTGGGACCGCTCCACAGTCATGCAGGTAATAAAACGAATGCAGGAAAAAAAGCTCGTGAGGATGCTGAAGGATGAGCGTGATTTAAGAATAACTTATATTGTACTTACTGAAGAAGGTAAGCAAAAACGCAACCAATCAAAAGAAAAGGATTTTGAACTCTTTTCCTTCCTTAATGAATACCAGAAAGAGAATGAAGAGTTTATTGATGAGTTGATTCGCTTTCACAAAGAAGTTAACCTCCACTTTCATGGCAGGGAATTTGTAGACTGGGTGGAGGAAACTACAGAAAATTATGATGATTGGTAG
- a CDS encoding toprim domain-containing protein yields the protein MEKVLIVEGSNDRERVRKVLDEQVDVVCTYGTLSDEKLETLILPIEDKDVYILVDADDAGEKLRKQLKRELPHAIHLHTQRGYGQVETTPYDYLTQVLRGYFNVK from the coding sequence ATGGAAAAGGTATTAATAGTAGAGGGCTCAAATGACCGGGAGCGGGTCAGGAAGGTGCTTGATGAACAGGTTGATGTAGTTTGTACGTACGGTACATTAAGCGATGAGAAGCTTGAAACATTAATTCTTCCTATTGAAGACAAAGATGTGTATATTTTAGTGGATGCTGATGATGCGGGGGAAAAGTTAAGGAAACAGTTAAAGAGAGAACTTCCTCACGCAATTCATCTCCATACGCAAAGAGGGTATGGGCAGGTGGAAACAACACCCTATGATTATCTGACACAAGTCCTTCGCGGGTACTTTAATGTCAAATAA
- a CDS encoding redoxin domain-containing protein, with product MDQLVQLNTYMDEFNERDVNVYGISPASPEEHRQLKEELGLSFSILSDRTGELGISLGFIDEEEQAIYRGYTAINPETEQMVREIDYLVGENAEDILEVIDGM from the coding sequence ATTGATCAGCTGGTTCAGCTGAATACGTATATGGACGAGTTTAATGAACGAGATGTCAACGTTTATGGGATAAGCCCTGCTTCTCCTGAGGAACACCGGCAGCTGAAAGAGGAGCTTGGACTTAGCTTCAGCATTCTCTCTGACAGAACCGGAGAGCTTGGAATTTCCCTTGGTTTCATTGACGAAGAAGAGCAGGCTATTTACAGAGGGTATACTGCAATAAATCCGGAGACGGAACAAATGGTACGGGAAATCGATTATTTAGTTGGTGAAAACGCGGAAGATATATTAGAAGTAATTGATGGAATGTAA
- the mce gene encoding methylmalonyl-CoA epimerase yields the protein MDKIRVLIAKPGLDGHDRGALVISQALRDAGMEVIYTGLRQSPKQIVRAAIQEDVDAIGLSSLSGAHNVLFPEVLKQLKEADAADIIVFGGGVIPIEDVKTLEEQGIKKIFTPGTPTKTVAAYIEQAVLEGRGEERGLLDKPKGLDHIGIAVKSIDDALPFYLDHLHLKVDTIVEVPTQQVKVAFLALGNTKLELLEPLSPSSPVAKFIEKKGEGIHHMALSVTSLQERLDQLKREGVQLIDETPKEGAGGYPIAFLHPKSAGGVLVELCEPEKTKGDDE from the coding sequence ATGGATAAGATAAGGGTATTGATAGCAAAACCAGGACTTGATGGGCATGACAGAGGGGCATTGGTTATTTCCCAGGCTCTCAGAGATGCAGGTATGGAAGTTATATATACAGGGTTAAGGCAGTCGCCTAAACAAATTGTCCGGGCAGCGATTCAGGAGGATGTGGATGCTATCGGTCTGTCGAGTCTTTCCGGAGCCCATAATGTGTTATTTCCCGAGGTTTTAAAACAGCTGAAGGAAGCAGACGCTGCCGATATAATTGTTTTTGGCGGAGGAGTCATCCCTATTGAGGATGTGAAGACCCTCGAGGAACAGGGGATTAAAAAAATATTCACCCCGGGGACACCTACAAAAACTGTGGCAGCTTATATAGAGCAAGCCGTACTGGAAGGGCGGGGAGAGGAAAGAGGGCTTCTGGATAAGCCAAAAGGGCTGGACCATATTGGGATTGCAGTCAAATCCATTGATGATGCCCTGCCATTTTATTTGGACCACCTTCACCTGAAAGTTGATACAATTGTGGAGGTTCCAACCCAGCAGGTAAAAGTAGCTTTTCTGGCTCTTGGGAATACAAAACTGGAATTATTGGAACCGCTTTCTCCATCCAGCCCGGTTGCAAAATTTATTGAGAAAAAAGGAGAAGGGATACATCATATGGCATTGTCGGTAACCAGCCTGCAGGAAAGGCTTGACCAGCTTAAGCGGGAGGGAGTCCAGTTAATCGACGAAACTCCGAAAGAGGGAGCGGGAGGTTATCCAATCGCGTTTCTCCATCCGAAAAGCGCCGGGGGAGTACTTGTAGAGTTGTGTGAGCCTGAGAAGACTAAAGGAGACGACGAGTAA
- a CDS encoding acyl-CoA carboxylase subunit beta, giving the protein MDMYDKINELYDKRRKVEMGGGDEKIAKQHEKGKLTARERIDIFLDNGTFVELNPFIEHRNQDFGMEKGSAPGEGVVTGYGKVNGRMVFLFAQDFTVYGGALGEMHAKKIANVMDLAVKNKAPFIGLNDSGGARIQEGVLSLDGYGHVFYRNSIYSGVIPQISVIMGPCAGGAVYSPAITDFVFMVEKTSQMFITGPKVIETVTGESISSEALGGAQVHGTKSGNAHFSCASEEEALNEVRRLLSYLPQHNEDRPPQLDPEETDDFLYDLLDHVPVDPTRPYDVRKVIEQVADKGSFMEVHKSFAKNAVVGFARAGGRSIGIIANQPKVMAGGLDIDSSDKISRFIRFCDCFNIPLITFEDVTGFFPGIKQEHGGIIRHGAKILYAYSEATVPKITVITRKAYGGAYVALNSKAIGADIVFAWPNAEIAVMGPHGAANIIFAKDIRESEDPEATRQEKIEEYREKFANPYIAASNGMVDDVIDPRETRMKIIQSLEMLERKEEPRPPKKHGNIPL; this is encoded by the coding sequence ATGGATATGTATGATAAAATCAATGAACTTTATGATAAACGCAGGAAAGTGGAAATGGGCGGCGGAGACGAAAAAATTGCTAAACAGCATGAAAAAGGAAAACTTACAGCAAGGGAACGTATCGATATTTTCCTGGACAACGGCACTTTCGTTGAACTAAATCCATTTATAGAGCACAGAAACCAGGACTTCGGCATGGAAAAAGGATCTGCGCCAGGCGAAGGAGTCGTAACCGGTTATGGAAAAGTAAACGGGCGAATGGTTTTTTTGTTCGCTCAGGATTTTACGGTTTATGGCGGGGCACTTGGCGAAATGCATGCGAAAAAAATCGCTAACGTGATGGACCTGGCTGTTAAAAATAAAGCGCCATTTATCGGACTGAACGATTCAGGGGGGGCCCGAATACAGGAAGGCGTATTATCCCTTGACGGATATGGGCACGTATTTTACCGCAATTCCATATACTCGGGAGTCATCCCGCAAATTTCAGTAATAATGGGCCCATGCGCCGGGGGAGCTGTGTATTCTCCGGCTATTACAGATTTTGTTTTTATGGTGGAAAAGACTAGCCAGATGTTCATTACCGGTCCTAAAGTGATTGAGACTGTGACTGGTGAATCAATATCTTCCGAGGCATTGGGAGGGGCACAGGTCCATGGGACGAAAAGCGGTAACGCCCATTTTTCCTGTGCTTCTGAAGAAGAGGCCCTGAACGAAGTGCGAAGGCTTCTCAGCTACCTGCCTCAGCATAACGAAGACCGGCCCCCTCAATTGGATCCGGAAGAAACAGACGATTTTCTGTATGATCTGCTGGATCATGTTCCCGTTGATCCAACACGCCCGTATGATGTGCGGAAAGTGATAGAACAGGTTGCAGATAAAGGGAGCTTTATGGAGGTCCATAAATCCTTTGCTAAAAACGCTGTTGTCGGTTTTGCCAGGGCAGGTGGGCGGTCGATCGGAATTATTGCGAACCAGCCGAAGGTTATGGCTGGAGGCCTTGATATTGATTCATCCGATAAAATATCAAGGTTTATACGTTTCTGTGACTGCTTCAATATACCGTTGATTACTTTCGAGGATGTAACTGGATTTTTCCCGGGAATTAAACAGGAGCACGGAGGAATAATCCGTCACGGGGCAAAAATTCTTTATGCGTATTCCGAAGCTACTGTGCCTAAGATTACTGTCATAACAAGGAAAGCATACGGTGGGGCTTATGTAGCCTTAAACAGTAAAGCAATTGGAGCTGACATTGTCTTTGCCTGGCCGAATGCTGAAATAGCTGTAATGGGGCCGCACGGTGCTGCGAATATCATATTTGCGAAGGATATCAGGGAGAGTGAAGACCCTGAAGCGACACGTCAGGAGAAAATCGAGGAATACCGTGAAAAATTCGCCAACCCTTATATTGCTGCTTCAAATGGCATGGTTGACGATGTCATTGATCCGCGGGAAACAAGAATGAAAATTATCCAGAGCCTTGAAATGCTCGAACGGAAAGAAGAACCCCGGCCGCCTAAAAAACATGGAAATATTCCTTTGTAA
- a CDS encoding methylmalonyl-CoA mutase: protein MSEQTSAFEEWKKRTEEELKKRPERKDEFLTSSGTEIERLYTPEKIDEEYKEKLGFPGEYPYTRGVRRSMYRGRLWTMRQYAGFGSAEETNKRFRYLLDQGQTGLSVAFDLPTQIGYDSDDAMALGEVGKVGVAIDSLEDMEILLDGISLDEVSTSMTINAPAAILLAMYIAVAEKQGVSKEKIQGTIQNDILKEYIARGTYIFPPKPSMRLITDIFAYCTENTPKFNTISISGYHIREAGSTAVQELAFTLSNAVAYVEAAIEAGLDVDKFAPRLAFFFNGHNNFFEEAAKFRAARRMWAKIMKEDFGAKNPKSHQLRFHTQVAGSTLTAQQPDNNIVRVALQALAAVLGGTQSLHTNSKDEALALPTEDSARIALRTQQIIAHETGAADTIDPLAGSYYVEALTDDLEEKAYEYMQQIKERGGAVAAVEQQYMQREIQRAAYDYQKRVEKEEEIVVGVNKFTLDEEPDPELMRVDDKFVAGQYGRLKKLREKRDNVKVSSVLSELKEAAEGTENLMPYIIEAVRCYATIGEISNTLRDVFGEY from the coding sequence GTGTCAGAACAAACATCAGCTTTTGAAGAGTGGAAAAAGCGAACAGAAGAAGAACTTAAAAAACGACCAGAACGTAAAGATGAATTTTTAACTTCATCCGGTACAGAAATAGAACGATTATACACACCAGAAAAAATAGACGAAGAATACAAAGAAAAGCTTGGGTTTCCCGGAGAGTATCCATATACAAGAGGAGTAAGAAGGTCAATGTACCGGGGCCGCTTATGGACAATGCGCCAGTATGCAGGATTTGGTTCAGCAGAAGAGACAAATAAAAGGTTCAGATATTTGCTTGACCAGGGCCAGACAGGACTCTCTGTCGCCTTTGATCTTCCAACCCAGATAGGATATGATTCCGATGATGCCATGGCATTAGGGGAAGTAGGAAAGGTCGGAGTAGCTATTGATTCTCTTGAGGATATGGAAATCCTGCTCGATGGTATTTCCCTTGACGAGGTCAGCACCTCGATGACCATTAACGCTCCTGCTGCCATACTTCTTGCAATGTATATTGCTGTTGCTGAGAAGCAAGGTGTTTCCAAAGAGAAAATACAAGGTACAATCCAGAACGATATTCTAAAAGAATACATAGCAAGAGGAACTTATATTTTTCCGCCAAAACCATCGATGAGGCTGATTACAGATATTTTCGCTTATTGTACAGAAAATACGCCGAAATTTAACACGATCAGTATAAGCGGATACCATATTCGTGAAGCAGGCTCAACTGCTGTCCAGGAGCTGGCGTTTACTTTATCGAATGCTGTCGCATACGTAGAGGCTGCCATTGAAGCTGGCCTGGATGTGGATAAATTCGCGCCAAGGCTCGCTTTCTTCTTTAATGGGCATAATAATTTCTTTGAAGAGGCAGCAAAATTCAGAGCGGCCAGAAGAATGTGGGCAAAAATCATGAAAGAAGATTTCGGGGCGAAAAATCCGAAAAGCCATCAGCTTCGTTTTCATACTCAGGTAGCAGGCTCAACACTAACTGCCCAGCAGCCTGATAATAATATTGTGCGTGTGGCGCTTCAGGCACTTGCAGCAGTTCTTGGGGGAACCCAAAGCCTTCACACGAACTCGAAGGATGAGGCGCTGGCGCTGCCAACGGAGGATTCAGCGAGGATAGCCCTCAGGACACAACAGATTATCGCTCATGAAACAGGAGCAGCAGATACCATTGATCCTTTAGCAGGTTCCTATTATGTGGAAGCTCTTACTGATGACCTGGAAGAAAAAGCCTATGAATATATGCAGCAGATTAAAGAAAGAGGCGGAGCAGTTGCAGCGGTGGAACAGCAGTATATGCAGCGGGAAATACAGCGGGCAGCCTATGACTATCAGAAAAGAGTGGAAAAGGAAGAGGAAATTGTCGTAGGGGTTAATAAATTCACTTTAGATGAAGAACCTGATCCTGAATTAATGCGTGTGGATGATAAATTTGTGGCAGGACAATACGGGCGGCTGAAAAAGCTGAGAGAAAAACGAGATAATGTAAAAGTGAGCAGCGTGCTTTCAGAGTTGAAAGAAGCTGCAGAAGGAACAGAAAACCTGATGCCATACATTATCGAAGCAGTCAGATGTTATGCCACCATCGGTGAAATTTCAAATACTTTAAGAGATGTATTCGGAGAATATTAA
- a CDS encoding EscU/YscU/HrcU family type III secretion system export apparatus switch protein: MIVSKHFNHIKRRAERGPSAAAIRYDEQAGEQPKLVAQGSGAVAEKIIELASKEGIPLEEDADLLSVLLDIDLGENVPPQLYSVMAEILLLIQEMESNY; this comes from the coding sequence ATGATCGTCTCAAAGCATTTCAATCATATAAAAAGACGTGCAGAAAGAGGGCCCTCGGCAGCCGCCATCCGTTATGACGAGCAAGCCGGGGAACAGCCGAAACTGGTCGCCCAGGGGAGCGGCGCAGTTGCTGAGAAAATTATTGAGCTCGCTTCAAAGGAGGGGATACCTTTGGAAGAGGATGCAGATCTCCTGTCTGTGCTTCTTGATATTGATCTTGGAGAGAATGTACCGCCGCAGCTTTATTCAGTAATGGCAGAAATATTGCTTTTGATTCAGGAAATGGAAAGTAATTATTAA
- the fliS gene encoding flagellar export chaperone FliS has protein sequence MITKEALHKKTPQEITALLYEACLDNLDEAKLAIQSKNYTEANSKLQKASDIIHRLGAGINYEAGIVADQLDTVYNYIADKIIEANYKKDPALIDEAASHLSGISTAWMEAMKYSEDKKPERIKQQTAAYEKNAMYTD, from the coding sequence ATGATTACAAAAGAGGCCCTTCATAAAAAGACACCCCAGGAAATCACGGCCTTGTTATATGAAGCTTGTTTAGACAACCTTGATGAAGCTAAGCTGGCTATTCAAAGTAAGAATTATACAGAAGCGAATTCAAAGCTGCAAAAAGCAAGCGATATAATACACCGTCTAGGGGCAGGCATTAATTATGAAGCAGGTATTGTGGCAGACCAGCTCGACACAGTTTATAACTACATAGCTGATAAAATAATCGAAGCAAACTACAAAAAAGATCCGGCTCTTATCGATGAAGCTGCAAGCCATCTGTCCGGGATTTCCACAGCCTGGATGGAGGCCATGAAATATAGCGAGGATAAGAAACCTGAGAGGATCAAACAGCAGACGGCAGCGTACGAAAAAAATGCAATGTATACGGACTGA
- a CDS encoding M20/M25/M40 family metallo-hydrolase has translation MINEQRLTEEFLELVKVDSETKYEREIADILKEKFETLGVKVKEDDTTHITGHGAGNLICTLEGTADADPIYFTSHMDTVVPGNGVNPVIEDGYIKTDGTTILGADDKAGLAAMLEAVRVIKENNIDHPTVQFIITVGEESGLIGAKALSRDDLIAKYGFALDSDGKVGTVIVAAPTQAKIAATVHGKTAHAGVAPEKGISAITIASKAIANMPLGRIDEETTANIGRIEGGSQTNIVTDRVDILAEARSLVPEKMEEQAGAMKQALEEAAKVMGGRADVNIEVIYPGFKHKDGDHVVEVAKKAIEAVGREAVLKTSGGGSDANVIAGHGIPTINLGIGYEEIHTTNEKMPVEELVKTAELVTEIIRNAAGSK, from the coding sequence ATGATAAACGAACAGCGATTAACCGAAGAATTTCTTGAGCTCGTTAAAGTAGATTCTGAAACAAAATATGAAAGAGAAATCGCCGATATATTGAAAGAGAAATTTGAAACCCTCGGTGTGAAAGTAAAAGAAGATGATACTACTCACATCACCGGGCACGGGGCTGGAAACCTTATCTGTACTCTTGAAGGAACGGCAGATGCTGACCCGATTTATTTTACGTCACATATGGATACAGTAGTTCCAGGTAACGGAGTAAATCCGGTTATTGAGGACGGATACATAAAAACCGATGGTACAACGATACTGGGGGCGGATGATAAAGCAGGCCTTGCTGCTATGCTTGAAGCTGTGAGAGTAATAAAAGAAAACAATATAGACCATCCGACTGTACAGTTCATTATAACAGTAGGAGAAGAATCAGGATTAATCGGAGCAAAAGCGCTCAGCCGTGACGACCTTATTGCAAAGTACGGCTTTGCACTGGATAGTGACGGAAAAGTTGGAACTGTAATCGTAGCCGCACCAACTCAGGCAAAAATTGCAGCGACAGTCCATGGTAAGACTGCCCATGCCGGAGTTGCTCCGGAAAAAGGAATTTCTGCAATCACGATTGCTTCCAAAGCAATCGCTAATATGCCTTTAGGAAGAATTGATGAAGAAACTACCGCTAATATCGGACGTATTGAAGGTGGCTCCCAGACTAATATAGTGACAGACAGGGTGGATATTCTTGCTGAGGCCCGTTCCTTGGTTCCTGAAAAAATGGAAGAGCAGGCTGGCGCAATGAAACAGGCTCTCGAAGAAGCCGCTAAAGTAATGGGCGGACGCGCCGATGTTAATATTGAAGTAATTTACCCGGGGTTCAAGCATAAAGATGGAGACCACGTCGTGGAAGTGGCTAAAAAAGCGATTGAAGCGGTTGGACGGGAAGCTGTATTAAAAACAAGCGGTGGAGGCAGTGATGCAAATGTTATTGCCGGCCATGGCATCCCAACGATTAACCTCGGTATTGGCTATGAAGAAATCCATACAACAAATGAAAAAATGCCGGTGGAAGAGCTTGTCAAAACAGCTGAGCTTGTTACAGAAATTATCAGGAATGCCGCCGGAAGCAAATAA
- a CDS encoding YaaR family protein, which translates to MDVQRVGRTGMNGISQKKDNSTDPKITFQEIMQKGRDNQAYERLNNLMVKIDEQGKTLAESRTVEELRKYKQLVKEFMEDAVKLGLSLEERKGFNRRGRTKVYKIVREADSKLLDLTNAVLNKEQKGLNILQLTGEIKGLLVNIYA; encoded by the coding sequence ATGGATGTGCAAAGAGTCGGCAGAACAGGCATGAACGGTATTTCACAAAAAAAAGACAATTCCACAGATCCTAAAATTACATTTCAGGAAATTATGCAAAAAGGCAGAGACAATCAGGCGTATGAAAGACTGAATAACCTAATGGTCAAAATAGATGAACAGGGAAAAACGCTTGCAGAATCCAGAACGGTTGAGGAGTTAAGAAAATACAAACAGCTCGTGAAGGAATTTATGGAAGATGCAGTAAAGCTTGGTTTAAGCCTTGAGGAACGTAAAGGTTTTAACCGGCGCGGGCGTACAAAAGTATATAAGATTGTCCGTGAAGCAGACAGTAAATTACTGGACCTTACAAATGCTGTACTGAATAAGGAACAGAAAGGGCTTAATATCCTTCAATTAACAGGAGAAATAAAAGGACTTCTCGTTAATATATACGCATAA
- a CDS encoding flagellin, which produces MKINNNIQALNAYRNLNQNQFHTSKNLEKLSSGLRINKAADDAAGLAISEKMRSQIRGLKQAERNSLDGISLIQTAEGAMQEIHAMLQRMRELAVQAANDTNQEADREQIQKEINQLEEEINSISKNTEFNTKKLLDTDDNTLKFQIGANTDQTISITIPKMDMQTLLAEKSNEAGDNSDPANDNTTDPASGQGDEPGAADGEDGEGANAEASAFAILASEENNVDEEEINEDDGDAQENPAVDSNGTDGNDEGGSGSVNKIDVLEDPAGAITRIDIAISNVSNARSTLGAAQNRLEHTINNLQITHENLTAAESRIRDADMALEMTEFTRNNILNQSATAMLAQANQLPQGVLQLLQ; this is translated from the coding sequence ATGAAGATTAATAATAATATCCAGGCTTTAAATGCATATAGAAACTTAAACCAGAATCAGTTTCATACTTCAAAAAATCTGGAAAAGCTATCTTCCGGATTGCGAATCAACAAAGCTGCGGACGATGCAGCTGGTCTGGCTATATCAGAAAAGATGAGGTCGCAAATACGGGGACTGAAGCAGGCGGAAAGAAACTCACTTGATGGTATTTCTCTTATACAGACTGCGGAAGGAGCAATGCAGGAAATACATGCTATGCTTCAAAGAATGCGTGAGCTGGCTGTTCAGGCAGCAAATGATACTAATCAGGAAGCAGACCGTGAGCAAATTCAGAAAGAAATTAACCAGCTGGAAGAAGAAATAAACAGTATTTCAAAAAATACTGAGTTTAATACAAAAAAATTACTGGATACAGATGATAACACCCTTAAGTTCCAGATAGGGGCAAATACTGACCAGACGATCAGCATTACGATTCCTAAAATGGATATGCAGACACTTCTGGCTGAGAAAAGTAATGAAGCTGGAGATAACTCAGATCCAGCGAATGACAACACCACAGATCCTGCAAGTGGCCAGGGAGACGAACCCGGTGCTGCCGATGGTGAAGATGGAGAAGGAGCAAATGCAGAAGCATCAGCCTTTGCCATTTTAGCTTCTGAAGAAAATAATGTGGACGAAGAGGAAATAAATGAAGACGATGGTGATGCACAGGAAAATCCTGCAGTTGATAGTAATGGTACTGACGGGAATGATGAAGGAGGCTCCGGCTCCGTTAACAAGATAGATGTTTTAGAGGACCCAGCTGGAGCAATAACCAGGATTGATATAGCTATAAGCAATGTATCCAATGCCCGTTCAACTCTTGGAGCTGCCCAGAACCGGCTTGAGCATACTATAAATAACCTGCAGATCACTCATGAAAACCTGACAGCCGCAGAATCCAGAATAAGAGACGCGGACATGGCTCTTGAGATGACCGAATTCACCAGGAATAATATTTTAAACCAGTCAGCTACTGCTATGCTTGCCCAGGCGAACCAGCTGCCTCAGGGAGTTCTCCAGCTCCTGCAGTAA
- a CDS encoding DNA polymerase IV, with amino-acid sequence MTGKRKGRIIFHVDMNSFYASVEAAFDPALSGKPLAIAGNAEARRGIVVTASYEARARGVKPPMPLWDALKKCPELIVREPDFGKYRDASRRMFQILYEYTPLVEPVSIDEGYMDVTETDTGMTALQLADHLQRRIKHELNLPCSIGIAPNKFLAKMASDMKKPMGITVLRKREVKQRLWPLPAIEMHGIGSKTSEKLGKLGINTIGQIAESDVDYLQTRFGISGRRMHEKAHGIDNRPVDPSAAEEFKSVGNSTTLPKDVKDAGQIKKVIMNLADSVSRRIHRKEVYAGNIQLTIRYHNFKTITRSSKLPYPISTRKEIFEAAWQLWNKYWDGDPVRLLGVTAMDLVEKGQAYKQLDLFSYTKDLKQEKLNTVVDRLRDKYGESSLLSGTQIKKGDGSDRSDLLRDKKKRGTSLEKDFMHDGLFNDEE; translated from the coding sequence ATGACGGGGAAGCGAAAGGGAAGGATAATATTTCATGTAGACATGAATAGTTTTTACGCTTCTGTGGAAGCTGCCTTCGACCCTGCCCTGTCAGGAAAGCCGCTGGCAATAGCCGGAAATGCAGAAGCGAGACGGGGGATTGTCGTCACCGCAAGTTATGAAGCTCGTGCAAGAGGCGTGAAGCCTCCGATGCCTTTATGGGATGCTTTAAAAAAATGTCCGGAACTCATTGTTAGAGAACCGGATTTTGGGAAGTACCGTGATGCCTCCCGGAGAATGTTTCAAATACTGTATGAGTATACTCCGCTCGTTGAACCAGTTTCTATTGACGAGGGCTATATGGACGTGACAGAAACAGACACTGGGATGACAGCATTACAGCTGGCTGATCACCTTCAGCGGCGTATTAAACACGAATTGAATTTACCTTGCAGCATAGGTATAGCCCCAAATAAATTTCTGGCTAAAATGGCCAGTGATATGAAAAAACCGATGGGAATTACTGTCTTAAGAAAACGGGAAGTAAAACAACGACTCTGGCCTCTGCCAGCAATCGAAATGCATGGAATAGGCTCAAAAACATCAGAAAAGCTTGGGAAACTTGGCATAAATACGATTGGGCAGATAGCGGAATCCGACGTCGATTATTTACAGACCCGTTTTGGAATAAGCGGCCGGAGAATGCATGAAAAGGCTCATGGCATTGATAACAGACCTGTGGATCCATCGGCGGCGGAGGAGTTCAAAAGCGTCGGGAATTCTACAACTTTGCCTAAAGATGTGAAAGATGCTGGCCAAATAAAGAAAGTGATTATGAATCTGGCTGATTCAGTGAGCAGAAGGATACACCGTAAAGAAGTATATGCTGGTAATATTCAGCTGACAATTCGTTACCATAATTTTAAAACCATTACGAGAAGCAGCAAACTCCCTTACCCTATAAGCACCCGAAAAGAGATTTTTGAAGCTGCATGGCAGCTATGGAACAAATACTGGGACGGGGATCCTGTCCGCCTTCTTGGCGTTACTGCTATGGATCTTGTGGAAAAAGGGCAGGCTTATAAGCAGCTCGATTTATTCTCCTATACGAAAGATTTGAAGCAGGAAAAGCTGAATACTGTGGTAGACAGACTGCGGGATAAATATGGGGAAAGTTCTCTGCTCAGCGGAACGCAGATTAAAAAAGGAGATGGGAGTGACCGCAGTGATCTTCTTCGGGATAAAAAGAAGCGGGGAACGAGCCTTGAGAAAGATTTCATGCATGATGGATTATTTAATGATGAAGAATGA